From Sporosarcina sp. Marseille-Q4943, the proteins below share one genomic window:
- a CDS encoding Na(+)/H(+) antiporter subunit B: MKTNDVILQTTTKVVFFIIFLFSIHIFFAGHYTPGGGFVGGLLTTGAIVLLLLAFDLKTVQKALPFNFTIMTAIGLLLALGTAAGAIFFNVPFFTHAFDDFTLPLFGVTSLHTAMVFDAGVFLVVVGSAITIIQSIGGDS; encoded by the coding sequence ATGAAAACAAATGACGTCATTTTACAGACGACGACAAAAGTTGTATTTTTCATCATTTTCCTTTTTTCCATCCATATTTTCTTTGCTGGGCATTATACACCCGGCGGAGGCTTCGTCGGAGGCTTGCTGACGACGGGGGCGATTGTCCTCCTATTGTTAGCCTTTGATTTGAAAACCGTGCAGAAAGCATTGCCATTCAACTTCACGATCATGACTGCAATCGGGTTGCTATTGGCGCTCGGGACTGCTGCTGGTGCAATCTTTTTCAATGTCCCATTCTTCACACATGCTTTCGACGACTTTACTCTGCCATTATTCGGAGTGACTTCCCTTCATACGGCGATGGTGTTTGACGCTGGAGTATTCCTCGTCGTTGTTGGCTCGGCTATTACAATCATCCAGTCAATTGGAGGGGATTCGTAA
- a CDS encoding Na+/H+ antiporter subunit D, producing the protein MINLPLLPIILPFLFAILLLFFKENIRIQRALSLVGVIISLIASFYLLVTVKSEGVLAVTLGSWPAPFGISMVSDMFSALLVTTTLLITLFVVAYSFTAIGEERERYFYYPAILFMVTGVNGAFTTGDIFNMFVFFEVLLIASYLLIVLGGEKKQLRESIKYILVNVVSSALFVITVAYLYSVVGTLNMADISVKIAEVGQPGIITVIAVLMLIVFGVKGAIFPLYFWLPGSYAAPPIPVLALFGALLTKVGVYAIMRTYTLFFVHNVGVTHEILMVVSVLTVIVGCVGALAYFDLKQIIIYNIVIAVGVILFGAAQMNEAGISGAIFYLVHDMLIKGALFLLIGIIIYVTGTSNLRKMGGLMKTHAPLGWFYLIAAFGLAGIPPLSGFIGKLLIAQGAFQAGNIWGSIIILASSLIVLLSVIRIFIYAFWGEPVELPKTKRKPYKRMMLPTIVLVVLSVFYGVGTEWIIPYVTDATDVLLQPSIYIDAVLKE; encoded by the coding sequence ATGATTAACTTACCTTTATTACCGATCATCCTCCCTTTCCTTTTTGCGATTCTGTTGCTGTTCTTTAAAGAGAATATCCGGATTCAACGGGCGCTGTCATTGGTCGGTGTCATCATCAGCCTGATCGCTTCGTTCTACTTGCTTGTGACCGTCAAGTCGGAAGGGGTTCTAGCTGTCACGCTCGGCAGTTGGCCTGCCCCGTTCGGGATATCGATGGTTTCGGATATGTTCTCCGCACTGCTTGTCACGACGACTCTTTTAATAACATTGTTCGTTGTTGCCTACAGCTTCACCGCAATTGGGGAAGAACGGGAAAGATACTTCTACTACCCTGCCATCCTCTTCATGGTGACAGGCGTGAACGGTGCTTTCACGACTGGCGATATTTTCAATATGTTTGTCTTTTTTGAAGTGTTGCTGATCGCCTCGTATTTACTGATTGTCCTTGGCGGCGAAAAGAAGCAATTGCGTGAATCGATCAAGTACATACTTGTCAATGTCGTTTCTTCGGCATTATTCGTTATTACAGTTGCTTATCTGTATTCAGTCGTCGGTACGTTGAACATGGCTGATATTTCGGTGAAGATTGCTGAGGTCGGCCAGCCTGGAATCATTACGGTGATCGCTGTTCTCATGCTCATTGTGTTCGGGGTCAAAGGGGCGATTTTCCCGCTCTACTTCTGGCTTCCTGGATCGTACGCTGCACCGCCTATTCCGGTACTCGCCCTGTTCGGTGCGTTGCTGACGAAAGTCGGTGTGTACGCGATCATGAGGACATATACATTGTTCTTCGTCCACAATGTCGGAGTCACCCATGAAATTTTGATGGTTGTTTCCGTCCTAACGGTCATCGTCGGCTGTGTCGGCGCATTGGCGTACTTCGACTTGAAGCAGATCATCATTTACAACATCGTCATTGCGGTCGGAGTCATCCTCTTTGGAGCGGCTCAAATGAATGAGGCAGGCATTTCCGGCGCTATTTTCTACTTGGTGCATGACATGCTCATTAAGGGGGCCTTGTTCCTTTTAATTGGGATCATTATTTATGTGACCGGAACGTCGAATTTGCGAAAGATGGGCGGCTTAATGAAAACCCATGCTCCGCTCGGTTGGTTCTACTTGATTGCCGCCTTCGGCTTGGCAGGGATCCCGCCATTGAGTGGCTTCATCGGTAAGTTGCTCATCGCACAAGGTGCATTCCAGGCAGGCAACATTTGGGGAAGTATCATTATCCTCGCGTCAAGCCTAATCGTGCTGCTCTCTGTCATCCGGATCTTCATCTATGCGTTCTGGGGAGAGCCTGTAGAACTGCCTAAAACGAAGCGGAAGCCGTACAAACGGATGATGCTTCCAACAATCGTACTAGTCGTTCTATCAGTCTTTTACGGGGTCGGCACAGAATGGATAATTCCTTACGTGACAGACGCCACGGACGTATTACTACAACCATCCATCTATATTGATGCGGTGCTAAAGGAGTAG
- the mnhG gene encoding monovalent cation/H(+) antiporter subunit G, which produces MTVIANILIVTTIVVGLIFTIVTMIGILRLPDVYTRAHAASKSATLGVLSILLGVFFHFWLKEGHFSISLLLGIVFLFITSPIGGHLMGRAAYMSGVKPTELTVGDDLKDAVKEAKAKNMQQLKD; this is translated from the coding sequence GTGACCGTAATCGCTAATATCCTAATTGTAACGACCATTGTCGTCGGTCTCATTTTCACGATTGTGACGATGATCGGCATTTTACGATTGCCCGACGTCTACACTCGAGCTCATGCGGCATCGAAAAGCGCCACACTCGGTGTCCTAAGTATATTGCTTGGTGTGTTCTTTCATTTCTGGTTGAAGGAAGGGCATTTCAGTATCTCACTGCTTCTAGGAATCGTATTCCTCTTTATCACTTCTCCAATTGGCGGCCATTTGATGGGCCGCGCCGCTTACATGTCGGGAGTCAAGCCGACTGAATTGACTGTTGGAGATGATTTGAAGGATGCTGTTAAAGAGGCTAAAGCGAAGAATATGCAACAATTAAAGGATTAA
- a CDS encoding DUF2225 domain-containing protein translates to MEISPTYVKKMECLNCKEKFTTTKIRSRFVRVTKHESDFKPIYADSSVNPILYNVAVCPKCGFAFTDEFSSYFAPSVKEEIAQKITSLWSGRSFGDERTIDEAIEAYKLAYVSASVKREKSLTMAGIMLRIAWLYDDKEDIESSKRFRTVSRNLYTEAYTSEDHAGTQMSETRVLYLMAELSYQIGDMDEAIRNFSRVIESQRTSTDPHIIEMAKERWQEIREQREKNAHS, encoded by the coding sequence TTGGAAATAAGTCCGACGTATGTGAAGAAAATGGAATGTCTAAACTGCAAAGAGAAATTTACGACAACAAAGATCCGTTCACGCTTCGTCCGTGTTACGAAGCATGAGAGCGATTTTAAACCGATATACGCGGATTCTAGTGTCAATCCGATTTTATATAATGTGGCTGTTTGCCCGAAGTGCGGATTCGCCTTCACTGATGAGTTTTCCAGTTATTTTGCACCGAGTGTGAAAGAGGAAATTGCACAAAAGATAACTTCCCTATGGAGCGGCAGGTCGTTCGGGGATGAACGTACAATCGACGAGGCGATTGAAGCTTATAAACTCGCTTATGTCAGTGCGAGTGTGAAGAGGGAGAAGTCATTGACGATGGCAGGCATTATGCTACGGATCGCTTGGCTGTATGATGACAAGGAAGACATTGAATCTAGCAAACGGTTCAGGACAGTATCACGAAATTTGTATACAGAGGCGTATACTTCGGAGGATCATGCCGGGACGCAAATGTCCGAGACGAGAGTTTTGTATTTAATGGCCGAACTATCTTATCAAATCGGTGATATGGATGAGGCCATCCGGAACTTTTCAAGGGTGATTGAAAGTCAAAGGACGTCGACCGATCCTCACATTATCGAGATGGCTAAAGAAAGATGGCAGGAGATCAGGGAGCAGCGCGAGAAAAATGCTCACTCCTAA
- a CDS encoding NAD(P)/FAD-dependent oxidoreductase, with protein MKRPTILVLGAGYGGLSTVVNLQKSIGADEADIVLINKNEYHYESTWLHEAAAGTLSPEQVRYDIKDVINEGKVKFVQAEVQAIDIEGKVVTSNVGTHTYDYLVIALGFEGETFGIPGLDKYALSIANVKAARQIREHIEYQFATWSLEDEKDDSRLTIIVGGAGFTGIEFLGELGNRVPELCKEFDVPQEKVRVICVEAAPMVLPGFDPELVDYAVRQLKAKGIEFSIGTPLVEATPEGVNIKKGEDEFEFIKAGTVVWAAGVRGNRLIEQTGIENMRARVKVEKDLRAPGHDDVFIVGDCALMINEETNRPYPPTAQIAMQQGDMCANNLIALIKGNPTSEFVPDIKGAIASLGDDDAIGVAFGKKLMGKKASFMKKMVDNRSLYMIGGLGLTIKKGKFNLLK; from the coding sequence GTGAAAAGACCGACAATCTTAGTATTAGGTGCGGGTTACGGCGGTTTATCCACAGTCGTCAACTTGCAAAAATCCATCGGCGCTGACGAGGCTGATATCGTACTAATTAACAAAAATGAATATCATTACGAGTCGACTTGGTTACATGAAGCGGCTGCTGGAACATTATCGCCTGAACAAGTTCGCTATGATATCAAAGATGTCATCAACGAAGGAAAAGTAAAGTTCGTTCAAGCGGAAGTTCAAGCGATCGATATCGAAGGAAAAGTCGTCACGTCTAATGTCGGTACGCATACTTACGACTATCTTGTCATTGCGTTAGGCTTCGAAGGTGAAACGTTCGGCATTCCTGGTTTGGACAAATATGCATTGTCTATCGCCAACGTGAAAGCGGCTCGTCAAATCCGTGAACATATCGAATATCAATTTGCAACATGGTCACTTGAAGATGAGAAAGATGACAGCCGTTTGACAATCATTGTCGGCGGAGCTGGCTTCACTGGAATTGAATTCCTAGGGGAACTTGGAAACCGCGTACCTGAACTATGCAAAGAGTTCGATGTCCCGCAAGAGAAGGTTCGGGTCATCTGTGTAGAAGCGGCGCCGATGGTTTTACCAGGATTCGATCCTGAATTGGTCGACTATGCTGTTAGACAATTGAAAGCCAAAGGAATTGAATTCTCTATCGGTACTCCGCTTGTGGAAGCGACTCCTGAAGGCGTCAACATTAAAAAAGGTGAAGATGAGTTTGAATTCATCAAAGCCGGCACTGTCGTATGGGCAGCTGGAGTTCGAGGCAACCGCCTGATCGAACAAACTGGCATTGAAAACATGCGTGCACGTGTTAAAGTCGAGAAGGACCTTCGTGCTCCTGGCCATGATGACGTATTCATCGTTGGTGACTGTGCATTGATGATCAATGAAGAGACAAACCGTCCATACCCTCCTACAGCGCAAATTGCGATGCAACAAGGTGATATGTGTGCGAACAACTTGATCGCATTGATCAAAGGCAACCCGACATCCGAGTTCGTTCCGGATATTAAAGGTGCCATCGCTTCCCTAGGTGACGACGATGCAATCGGTGTTGCTTTCGGCAAGAAATTGATGGGTAAAAAAGCATCATTCATGAAAAAGATGGTAGACAACCGTTCCCTTTACATGATCGGTGGATTAGGCCTGACGATTAAAAAAGGTAAATTCAACTTACTTAAATAA
- a CDS encoding YuzD family protein yields the protein MENQKVKIEIYGADVICASCVNAPSSKDTYEWLQAAIGRKYPDQPFDIEYIDIESDIADPKQRSIAEQVRNDEYFYPLVIIEDEVIGEGYIQLKPVFNELEKHGFIPA from the coding sequence GTGGAGAATCAGAAAGTGAAAATCGAGATTTACGGAGCGGATGTTATTTGCGCGAGCTGTGTGAATGCGCCATCTTCAAAAGATACATACGAGTGGCTGCAGGCAGCAATTGGCAGGAAGTATCCGGACCAGCCATTTGATATTGAATATATCGATATCGAATCGGACATCGCAGATCCAAAACAGAGAAGCATTGCGGAGCAAGTGAGGAATGATGAATACTTCTATCCTCTTGTCATCATCGAGGATGAAGTGATCGGTGAAGGCTATATCCAGTTGAAGCCGGTTTTTAATGAATTGGAAAAGCATGGATTCATTCCAGCTTGA
- a CDS encoding Na(+)/H(+) antiporter subunit C, with protein MELVMAILIGVLFTAAVYLILSRSLLKIIIGTGLLSHGAHLLILTMGGLGGLAPPVIAEGVTDFADPLPQALILTAIVISFGVTAFMLVMAYRAYAVHKTDDMNQMKGNNEHD; from the coding sequence ATGGAATTGGTAATGGCTATATTAATCGGTGTCTTGTTCACCGCTGCAGTCTATTTGATCCTATCGAGAAGTCTATTGAAGATTATCATCGGCACGGGTTTATTGAGCCATGGCGCCCATTTGCTCATCCTTACGATGGGTGGGCTTGGCGGCCTGGCACCCCCCGTCATCGCGGAAGGTGTGACGGACTTTGCGGACCCGCTGCCACAAGCGCTCATTTTAACAGCGATTGTCATCAGCTTCGGTGTCACAGCCTTCATGCTTGTGATGGCTTACCGTGCTTACGCTGTCCATAAAACCGATGACATGAATCAAATGAAAGGAAATAACGAACATGATTAA
- a CDS encoding Na+/H+ antiporter subunit E, with protein sequence MAFQILLNFFIAVIWMFMNSSLTATTFIIGYLIGLILIIMTRRFFNSRLYVWRLWSAIKLTLLFFKELALSNISVLMLVIRPKLKLQPMIFALPTELEHDWEITLLSSLITLTPGTIVLHVSDDQRTLYIHAIDVDDVDEAIDSIKNSFEKAIMEVSRA encoded by the coding sequence ATGGCATTTCAAATATTATTGAACTTTTTCATCGCCGTCATCTGGATGTTCATGAATTCCTCTTTGACCGCGACAACTTTCATCATCGGTTATTTGATCGGTTTAATCCTAATCATCATGACTAGACGATTTTTCAATTCAAGGCTCTATGTTTGGCGACTATGGTCGGCCATTAAATTGACGCTCCTGTTCTTTAAAGAATTGGCGCTATCAAACATTTCTGTTTTGATGCTCGTCATACGTCCCAAACTGAAGCTTCAACCTATGATTTTCGCATTGCCGACGGAGCTTGAGCATGATTGGGAAATCACACTTTTATCGAGCTTGATCACGTTGACACCTGGGACAATTGTGCTTCATGTATCGGATGATCAACGGACATTATACATCCACGCCATTGATGTTGATGATGTGGATGAAGCGATCGATTCGATAAAAAATTCCTTTGAAAAGGCGATAATGGAGGTGAGCCGAGCATGA
- a CDS encoding leucyl aminopeptidase, whose amino-acid sequence MKASFIEPDFGNLKSEVLIVGVPEHPENVEGWNTFADSFSSRLMDWIKSGDVKTDFKKIVKMPALEARGYERVIFIGLGATKKLTVDRLRQSFAALGKELKSSRASSVAIWTAPFTNEELTCEDVVFAAGEGIGMGSYQFEGYKTNSNEKDVDLESVTFLTSADEDELKAAFEVGSTYANAVNEARTLVNTPPNILTATKLADYAKELAEKYDFEIEILGKKEMEELGMGAILAVNKGSVEEPRLIVLKYAGTEQWEDVVGLVGKGVTYDTGGYSLKPREGMVGMKGDMGGAAAVLGAMNIIGELRPAKNVIAVIGATDNMISGEAFKPDDVITSLSGKTIEVLNTDAEGRLVLADAVTYAKQSGADYLIDVATLTGGVIVALGNDKTGALTNDEQFFEEFMQASLETGEFVWRLPLTESDKKRIRKSDVADLNNSPGRDGHMIFGGGFVGEFAEDTPWIHLDIAGTSDASAAHDLGPKGATGVMVRTLATIVERMADADLT is encoded by the coding sequence ATGAAAGCATCATTTATCGAACCCGATTTTGGAAATCTGAAATCGGAAGTGCTCATTGTTGGCGTGCCGGAACATCCGGAAAATGTTGAAGGCTGGAATACATTCGCCGACTCATTCAGCTCGCGTCTTATGGATTGGATCAAATCCGGCGATGTTAAGACTGACTTCAAAAAAATCGTCAAGATGCCTGCTTTGGAAGCGCGAGGATATGAGCGTGTCATTTTTATCGGCCTAGGCGCAACTAAAAAATTGACGGTGGATCGTTTGCGTCAATCCTTTGCAGCTTTAGGAAAAGAGCTAAAATCTTCAAGAGCATCGTCAGTAGCCATTTGGACGGCCCCGTTCACGAATGAGGAATTGACGTGTGAAGATGTCGTCTTTGCAGCCGGGGAAGGGATCGGCATGGGCTCATACCAATTCGAAGGGTATAAGACAAATTCGAACGAGAAAGATGTCGATTTGGAATCAGTGACATTTTTGACATCGGCAGATGAAGATGAATTGAAGGCTGCTTTCGAAGTGGGCAGTACATATGCAAACGCGGTGAATGAGGCACGGACGCTCGTCAATACGCCGCCAAACATCTTGACTGCAACGAAGTTGGCTGACTACGCAAAAGAGCTAGCGGAAAAATATGATTTTGAAATTGAAATACTAGGAAAAAAAGAGATGGAAGAACTGGGCATGGGAGCCATCTTAGCGGTCAACAAAGGATCCGTCGAGGAGCCTCGTCTCATCGTTTTAAAATATGCTGGAACTGAGCAATGGGAAGATGTCGTCGGTCTCGTAGGCAAGGGAGTAACGTACGATACTGGCGGCTACTCATTGAAACCCCGTGAAGGAATGGTCGGCATGAAAGGCGACATGGGCGGAGCGGCAGCCGTGCTTGGAGCGATGAATATTATTGGCGAGCTGCGGCCCGCAAAAAACGTCATCGCGGTTATCGGAGCGACGGACAATATGATTTCAGGCGAAGCGTTCAAGCCGGATGATGTCATAACATCACTTAGCGGGAAGACGATTGAAGTGTTGAATACCGACGCAGAAGGAAGACTCGTTCTTGCTGACGCTGTCACATACGCCAAGCAATCCGGCGCCGATTACTTGATCGACGTTGCAACACTTACAGGGGGCGTCATCGTCGCATTAGGCAATGACAAGACCGGGGCATTGACGAATGATGAACAATTCTTTGAGGAGTTCATGCAGGCATCTTTGGAAACAGGCGAATTCGTATGGAGATTGCCGCTGACAGAAAGTGATAAGAAGCGTATCCGAAAAAGTGATGTTGCTGATTTGAACAACTCTCCTGGCCGAGACGGCCATATGATCTTCGGAGGAGGGTTTGTCGGCGAATTTGCGGAAGACACTCCGTGGATTCATCTAGACATCGCAGGTACATCTGATGCGTCTGCAGCCCATGATCTTGGGCCAAAAGGCGCGACGGGTGTCATGGTCCGTACACTTGCTACAATTGTTGAACGGATGGCGGATGCTGATCTGACCTAA
- a CDS encoding NUDIX domain-containing protein translates to MAKKKRGNVWLGASGIVMNSKGQWLVVKKTYSGLKGMWSLPAGFVEGNETADQAAIREVKEETGLDCKLEGMVGFRTGILNGDISDNLAIFLLSPLNEDQLLTPQEEEISEVAWKTPFELKDLPNVSAMIKEIAERAIESGLLEMEQMDPGDWFGYTSYKLFYKK, encoded by the coding sequence ATGGCGAAAAAGAAGCGCGGAAATGTATGGCTCGGGGCATCCGGCATTGTCATGAACAGTAAAGGCCAATGGCTCGTTGTCAAAAAGACATATAGCGGATTGAAAGGGATGTGGTCGCTGCCTGCGGGATTTGTGGAAGGAAATGAAACAGCCGACCAAGCCGCCATCCGTGAAGTGAAGGAAGAGACAGGGCTTGATTGCAAATTGGAAGGGATGGTCGGTTTCCGTACCGGCATCTTGAATGGGGATATTAGCGATAACTTGGCAATTTTCCTATTGAGCCCTCTGAATGAAGATCAGCTCTTAACTCCCCAAGAGGAGGAAATCTCGGAAGTCGCCTGGAAAACTCCATTCGAATTGAAGGATCTACCTAATGTATCCGCAATGATCAAAGAGATTGCCGAAAGGGCAATTGAATCAGGCCTGTTGGAAATGGAACAGATGGATCCGGGAGACTGGTTCGGTTATACATCTTATAAGCTATTTTATAAAAAATGA
- a CDS encoding iron-sulfur cluster assembly accessory protein, whose amino-acid sequence MKQYVEITEAAAFHVKEMMTHNGEEGSFLRVAVNGGGCSGLTYGLGFEQEKSDEDYHLTQHGIQIVVSKEDAGILEGTKVDYKESLMGGGFTIENPNAIASCGCGTSFRTAKKVGTPESCD is encoded by the coding sequence ATGAAACAATACGTTGAAATTACTGAAGCTGCGGCATTTCATGTGAAGGAAATGATGACTCATAACGGCGAGGAAGGCTCGTTCCTTCGTGTCGCAGTAAACGGCGGCGGTTGCAGCGGTTTGACATATGGCTTAGGCTTCGAACAGGAAAAATCGGACGAAGATTATCACTTAACCCAACACGGCATTCAAATTGTCGTTTCAAAAGAAGATGCGGGTATCCTTGAAGGGACGAAGGTCGATTACAAGGAGTCTTTGATGGGCGGCGGATTCACGATTGAGAACCCGAACGCCATCGCTTCATGCGGCTGCGGAACTTCATTCAGAACGGCTAAGAAAGTCGGCACACCGGAATCTTGTGACTAA
- a CDS encoding divergent PAP2 family protein codes for MSLLQNTPLLAALFAIFFAQFVKIPIHFLLTRKLDWKLMTSTGGMPSSHSAAVSALTTAIAYEVGLGSPLFAVSAIFAVIVMFDATGIRYQAGQQALIINQMRVDFQTFVTEVKGWPQKDGQQKIMELKTLLGHKPSEVFAGSMTGIFISVITYSFLVS; via the coding sequence ATGTCCTTATTGCAAAACACTCCGCTCCTCGCGGCATTATTTGCGATCTTTTTCGCCCAATTCGTTAAAATTCCAATCCACTTTTTATTGACGAGGAAATTGGACTGGAAATTGATGACGTCCACTGGCGGCATGCCGAGCTCCCATTCAGCCGCAGTGTCTGCATTGACGACAGCCATCGCTTATGAAGTCGGCCTCGGCTCTCCATTATTCGCCGTGTCTGCCATTTTTGCAGTCATCGTCATGTTCGATGCAACCGGCATCCGTTATCAGGCAGGCCAGCAAGCATTAATCATTAATCAAATGAGGGTGGATTTTCAAACTTTCGTGACAGAGGTGAAAGGCTGGCCACAGAAAGACGGACAGCAAAAGATCATGGAGCTGAAAACCCTTCTTGGCCATAAGCCTAGCGAAGTCTTTGCAGGTTCAATGACGGGCATTTTCATTTCCGTCATCACGTATTCATTTTTAGTGTCATAA
- a CDS encoding Na(+)/H(+) antiporter subunit F1: MMMFIWVSLILVVLSMIGIMFRVFRGPSVPDRLIALDGIGVLLISAIALISILFDTAFFIDVILLIAIMSFIGTVSFSKFIERGEIIERDRNR; this comes from the coding sequence ATGATGATGTTCATATGGGTGTCCCTGATTCTCGTTGTGTTGTCGATGATCGGCATCATGTTCCGTGTATTCCGCGGACCTTCCGTGCCGGATCGGCTCATCGCCCTTGACGGTATAGGTGTATTGCTCATTTCGGCAATCGCGCTAATTTCGATTCTTTTTGACACAGCATTTTTCATCGATGTCATTTTGCTGATTGCAATCATGTCGTTCATCGGTACCGTGTCTTTCTCCAAGTTCATTGAGAGAGGAGAGATCATTGAACGTGACCGTAATCGCTAA
- a CDS encoding NifU family protein: MTDTAMMEPVQEVLNKLRPFLLRDGGDCELVDIEEGVVKLRLLGACGTCPSSTITLKAGIERALLEEVPGVVEVEQVF, encoded by the coding sequence ATGACAGATACAGCGATGATGGAACCCGTACAAGAAGTTTTAAATAAATTGCGCCCATTCCTGCTTCGGGATGGCGGAGACTGTGAACTCGTAGATATTGAAGAGGGAGTCGTTAAGCTTCGTCTCCTAGGTGCTTGCGGCACATGCCCAAGTTCAACAATCACTTTGAAAGCAGGTATTGAACGAGCTTTGCTCGAAGAAGTACCTGGAGTCGTAGAAGTCGAGCAAGTATTCTAA
- a CDS encoding NAD(P)/FAD-dependent oxidoreductase, which produces MRKLVLLGAGYGNMRILLRLLNKELPADLEITLIDRTPFHSLKTEFYALAAGTAPDSDIRVALPTHENLKVVEGEIAKIKLEDKAIALKNGEEISYDELVIGLGCEDNYHDVPGAAEYTSSIQTIGQSRATYKLLQGLGGGATVGIVGAGLSGIELASELRESRPDLKIKLFDRGPRILKDFPERLSNYVKDWFDKHEVEVISNSNITKVEENVLYNHEDQIHVDAVVWTAGIQPVAIARELDVEMNRGRIVLNQYHQIPGYEDAYVVGDIADLPHAPSAQLAEEQAEQIVRVLRLVWNKEPLPQEMPEIKLKGFMGSLGKKQGFAYLADRTVTGRIARLLKSGVLWMYKWHNG; this is translated from the coding sequence ATGAGAAAACTAGTGTTATTAGGTGCAGGCTACGGTAATATGCGAATTTTGCTTCGTCTACTCAATAAAGAATTGCCCGCCGATTTGGAAATTACATTGATTGATAGAACACCTTTCCATAGTCTTAAAACAGAATTTTATGCATTGGCAGCGGGAACGGCACCAGACTCGGACATCCGTGTCGCCTTACCTACACATGAAAATCTTAAGGTCGTAGAAGGGGAAATCGCGAAAATTAAATTGGAAGACAAAGCGATCGCTCTCAAAAACGGTGAAGAGATCTCTTACGACGAGCTTGTCATCGGACTCGGATGCGAGGATAACTACCATGACGTACCGGGAGCAGCGGAATACACAAGCAGCATCCAGACAATCGGCCAATCGCGCGCCACATACAAACTGCTTCAAGGTCTTGGCGGAGGTGCGACAGTCGGCATTGTCGGCGCTGGCTTGAGCGGAATCGAGTTGGCGAGTGAATTGCGAGAAAGCCGGCCGGATTTGAAAATTAAATTATTCGACAGGGGACCACGCATCCTAAAGGACTTCCCAGAACGACTCAGCAATTACGTCAAAGATTGGTTCGACAAACATGAGGTAGAAGTCATTTCAAACTCGAACATAACGAAAGTCGAAGAGAATGTCCTCTACAATCACGAAGACCAAATCCATGTCGACGCCGTCGTATGGACCGCCGGAATCCAGCCGGTTGCAATCGCACGTGAACTGGACGTGGAAATGAACAGGGGACGCATCGTGCTGAACCAATATCACCAAATTCCGGGCTACGAAGATGCGTATGTCGTCGGTGACATCGCCGACCTGCCTCACGCGCCGAGCGCCCAGCTTGCGGAGGAGCAAGCGGAGCAAATCGTCCGTGTGCTTCGTCTCGTATGGAACAAGGAACCTTTGCCACAAGAGATGCCTGAAATCAAGCTCAAAGGCTTCATGGGCTCACTAGGAAAGAAACAAGGCTTCGCCTATCTTGCAGACCGCACCGTAACAGGACGCATTGCAAGACTGTTGAAGTCGGGTGTGTTATGGATGTACAAATGGCATAATGGATAA
- a CDS encoding YuiB family protein — MGTISLTHVVLSIIIFMVMFFGIGFLLNMLLRMTWLMAIVYPIVVIMIIDEVKVYEYFTKPGHSFGLLGEKIMSLHAADIIILASGLVGAIISGFVIKLLRKQGYQMF, encoded by the coding sequence TTGGGAACAATTTCATTGACGCATGTCGTTTTATCCATAATTATTTTCATGGTCATGTTTTTCGGAATAGGCTTCTTGTTAAATATGCTACTCCGTATGACGTGGTTGATGGCTATCGTCTATCCGATAGTCGTCATAATGATTATCGATGAAGTGAAAGTATATGAGTATTTCACAAAACCGGGCCATTCTTTCGGGTTGCTCGGCGAAAAAATCATGTCTCTTCATGCAGCCGATATTATCATTCTTGCAAGCGGGCTAGTTGGCGCCATCATTTCAGGGTTTGTCATTAAACTGCTCAGGAAGCAAGGATATCAAATGTTCTAA